A genome region from Arthrobacter sp. SLBN-100 includes the following:
- a CDS encoding HIT family protein, producing MSTLFTRILNGEIPGRFVWREDDVSAFLTTGPLADGHTLVVPTEEVDRWTDASPETLARVMEVARRIGAVQVDVFGAARAGLIVAGYEINHLHVHVWPSRSMAEFNFATADQNPAPEVLDANAEKLRQGLRDAGYGQFVPA from the coding sequence ATGAGCACGCTTTTCACCAGGATCCTGAACGGCGAAATCCCCGGCCGGTTTGTGTGGCGGGAAGACGATGTGTCCGCTTTCCTCACCACCGGCCCGCTGGCTGACGGCCACACCCTGGTGGTCCCCACCGAGGAAGTGGACCGGTGGACTGACGCTTCCCCGGAGACCCTGGCGAGGGTCATGGAGGTGGCCAGGCGGATCGGAGCCGTCCAGGTGGATGTCTTTGGGGCAGCGCGCGCCGGGCTGATCGTGGCCGGCTACGAGATCAACCATCTCCACGTGCACGTGTGGCCCTCGCGGAGCATGGCAGAATTCAACTTCGCGACCGCAGACCAGAACCCGGCCCCCGAGGTCCTGGACGCCAATGCCGAAAAACTGAGGCAGGGACTTCGGGATGCGGGGTACGGCCAGTTCGTCCCGGCGTAG
- a CDS encoding NAD(P)-dependent alcohol dehydrogenase — MTPGRPVPPPLAKPVTPVNTGSQDSDGGVLAAAYGATSAVSGLVPLTLARRAPQAADVEIAIEFCGLCHSDVHAVRGEWGGQSYPLVPGHEIVGTVSRVGSAVTDFAPGHRVGVGCIVDSCRECGSCLDGLEQYCENGMTGTYGAIDRRNGDSITQGGYSSTVTVDHRYVLRVPDSLDPAAVAPLLCAGVTTYSPLRHFDVEEGDVVGVVGLGGLGHMAVKLAKAMGAKVVVFTTSESKVPAALELGADEVVLSRDEAAMDAANRTIDLIIDTVAAPHDLNPLFRTLRVDGALFQLGLPSEAMPPVNPRALIRRRIAYAGSLIGGIAETQEMLDFCAEHGVVADIEVVRADQLNEAYDRMVTGDVKYRFVLDTSTLQAPAEEADA; from the coding sequence ATGACTCCTGGACGTCCCGTGCCGCCGCCTCTTGCAAAACCTGTCACCCCCGTTAATACCGGATCCCAAGATTCCGACGGCGGTGTCCTGGCCGCCGCGTACGGCGCAACCTCCGCGGTGAGCGGCCTGGTTCCGCTCACCCTTGCGCGGCGGGCGCCCCAGGCCGCCGACGTCGAAATTGCCATTGAGTTTTGCGGGCTGTGCCATTCTGATGTCCATGCCGTGCGCGGTGAGTGGGGCGGCCAGTCCTATCCGCTGGTACCCGGCCACGAGATCGTCGGGACCGTAAGCCGCGTCGGGTCAGCCGTCACAGACTTCGCTCCCGGGCACCGGGTGGGGGTGGGATGCATTGTGGACTCCTGCCGGGAATGCGGAAGCTGCCTGGACGGCCTCGAACAGTACTGCGAAAACGGCATGACCGGAACGTACGGTGCCATAGACCGCCGGAACGGCGATTCGATCACGCAGGGCGGCTACTCCTCCACAGTGACCGTGGACCACCGCTACGTCCTTCGTGTGCCGGACTCCCTGGACCCGGCCGCCGTCGCGCCGCTGCTGTGCGCCGGTGTCACCACCTATTCGCCGCTGCGGCATTTCGACGTCGAAGAAGGCGACGTTGTGGGTGTGGTGGGACTCGGCGGCCTCGGCCATATGGCCGTCAAGCTTGCCAAAGCCATGGGAGCGAAAGTGGTGGTGTTCACCACGTCGGAGTCCAAGGTGCCGGCCGCCCTGGAACTTGGCGCGGATGAGGTTGTCCTCTCCCGGGACGAAGCGGCGATGGACGCGGCAAACCGCACCATCGACCTGATCATCGACACCGTGGCAGCACCCCATGACCTGAACCCGCTGTTCCGCACCCTGCGGGTTGACGGTGCGCTCTTCCAGCTGGGCCTGCCGTCTGAGGCAATGCCGCCCGTGAACCCGCGGGCGCTGATCCGGCGCCGGATCGCCTACGCCGGCTCGCTGATCGGCGGGATTGCGGAGACCCAGGAAATGCTGGACTTCTGCGCGGAGCACGGGGTGGTGGCGGACATCGAAGTGGTCCGCGCGGACCAGCTCAACGAGGCCTACGACCGGATGGTTACAGGCGATGTGAAATACCGGTTTGTGCTGGATACCAGCACCCTGCAGGCACCCGCCGAGGAGGCAGACGCATGA
- a CDS encoding PLP-dependent cysteine synthase family protein, translated as MKIERSAGRAWADEAIRKITAENNRSADTHLYFVPLPEHWGVQLYLKDESTHRTGSLKHRLARSLFLFGLVNGWIREDTTIVEASSGSTAVSEAYFARLLGLPFIAVMARTTSQEKIDLIEQFGGSCLLVDHASEVYATAEEVAAACGGHYMDQFTYAERATDWRGNNNIAESIFGQLELEEHPVPDWIVVGAGTGGTSATIGRYLRYHSHPTRLLVVDPENSAFFPGWRGSTSRPATGLPSRIEGIGRPRMEPSFVPSVIDHMIQVPDAASVAAMRHLRTLAGLHAGPSTGTNLWGVWQLIARMIADGRRGSIVSLMCDGGERYAGNYYSPRWLASQGLDPAPHEAVIRHFFDTGSWDGEPV; from the coding sequence GTGAAGATCGAGCGCAGCGCGGGCCGGGCCTGGGCGGACGAAGCCATCCGGAAAATCACGGCAGAAAACAACCGCTCCGCCGATACCCACCTCTACTTCGTACCCCTGCCCGAACACTGGGGCGTCCAGCTCTACCTTAAGGATGAATCGACGCACCGTACCGGCAGCCTCAAGCACCGGCTGGCGCGCTCGCTGTTCCTGTTCGGGCTGGTTAACGGCTGGATCAGGGAAGACACCACCATCGTTGAGGCGTCCAGCGGCAGCACCGCCGTGTCCGAAGCGTACTTTGCCCGGCTCCTGGGGCTGCCGTTCATCGCGGTCATGGCGCGCACCACCAGCCAGGAAAAGATTGACCTGATTGAACAGTTCGGCGGTTCCTGCCTCCTGGTGGACCACGCCTCCGAGGTCTATGCGACGGCGGAAGAGGTCGCCGCCGCTTGCGGCGGGCACTACATGGACCAATTCACCTATGCCGAACGGGCCACGGACTGGCGCGGAAACAACAACATCGCGGAGTCCATCTTCGGCCAGCTCGAACTGGAGGAGCATCCCGTACCGGACTGGATCGTGGTGGGCGCGGGAACAGGTGGCACCAGCGCCACCATCGGCAGGTACCTCCGATACCACAGCCACCCCACCCGCTTACTGGTGGTCGATCCGGAGAACTCGGCCTTCTTCCCCGGCTGGCGAGGAAGCACCTCCCGCCCCGCCACCGGCCTGCCCTCGAGGATCGAGGGCATCGGCAGGCCCCGCATGGAGCCGAGCTTTGTGCCGTCGGTCATCGACCACATGATCCAGGTTCCGGACGCCGCATCCGTCGCTGCCATGCGCCACCTCCGCACGCTCGCCGGACTGCACGCCGGCCCCTCAACGGGGACCAACCTCTGGGGAGTGTGGCAGCTGATCGCCCGGATGATCGCCGACGGCCGCAGGGGCAGCATCGTCTCGCTCATGTGTGACGGCGGGGAGCGCTACGCCGGCAACTACTACAGCCCGCGCTGGCTGGCATCCCAGGGCCTGGACCCGGCACCTCATGAAGCAGTGATCAGGCACTTCTTTGACACTGGTTCCTGGGACGGGGAGCCGGTTTAG
- a CDS encoding MBL fold metallo-hydrolase, whose amino-acid sequence MKLTKYTHACVRLEKDSRVLVLDPGTFSESAEALTGADAVLVTHEHGDHIDVPAVVNALKENGNLAVFAPSGVADNLRKEAPDAAARINTVDPGSSFDAAGFDVRSFGGQHALIHPQIPVVANIGYLLDGNVYHPGDSFVIPDGINVQTLLVPLHAPWSKAAEVVDFVIGVRAPRAFQIHDGLLNDNGLKIVEGHVKRLGAKYGTEYRHLAAGESLEV is encoded by the coding sequence ATGAAGCTGACGAAATACACCCACGCCTGCGTCCGCCTCGAGAAGGACAGCCGGGTCCTGGTGCTGGACCCCGGAACATTCTCTGAATCCGCGGAGGCTTTGACCGGTGCCGACGCCGTGCTGGTCACCCACGAACATGGGGACCATATCGACGTGCCGGCGGTCGTGAATGCACTGAAGGAAAACGGGAACCTGGCGGTCTTCGCCCCGTCGGGCGTCGCAGACAACCTGCGCAAGGAAGCTCCTGATGCCGCGGCCCGGATCAACACGGTGGACCCCGGCTCATCCTTCGATGCGGCTGGCTTCGATGTCCGCAGCTTCGGAGGCCAGCACGCCTTGATCCATCCGCAGATCCCGGTGGTGGCCAATATCGGCTATCTCCTGGACGGGAACGTCTACCACCCCGGTGATTCCTTTGTGATTCCAGACGGCATCAACGTGCAGACGCTGCTGGTTCCCCTTCATGCACCATGGAGCAAGGCCGCAGAGGTGGTGGACTTCGTGATCGGCGTGCGGGCGCCCCGCGCCTTCCAGATTCATGACGGCCTGCTCAATGACAACGGGCTGAAAATCGTCGAAGGGCATGTCAAGCGGCTCGGGGCCAAGTACGGCACCGAGTACCGGCACCTGGCCGCGGGGGAGTCGCTGGAAGTCTAA
- a CDS encoding Fur family transcriptional regulator, which produces MPFGTKAESTKPASAPASGAAGTAAGTAGAGAVKEQRVTKQRLAVSAALDELDDFVSTQELYRILQNQGISVSLATTYRILQSLADEGLVDVLRNGDGEAVYRRCAVTGHHHHLLCRNCGKAVEVEAPAVETWAARTASEHGYTEVAHTVEIFGLCPECTARKAAGTL; this is translated from the coding sequence ATGCCGTTCGGCACCAAGGCTGAATCCACCAAGCCCGCTTCGGCTCCGGCTTCCGGGGCCGCAGGGACTGCGGCGGGTACAGCCGGCGCAGGTGCAGTCAAGGAGCAGCGGGTCACGAAACAGCGGCTGGCAGTCAGTGCCGCGCTGGACGAACTGGATGACTTCGTCAGCACGCAGGAGCTCTACCGCATCCTGCAGAACCAGGGAATCTCGGTTTCCCTCGCCACCACATACCGGATCCTCCAGTCCCTTGCCGACGAAGGGCTCGTTGACGTGCTGCGCAACGGCGACGGCGAGGCGGTTTACCGCCGGTGTGCCGTCACGGGGCACCATCACCACCTGCTGTGCCGGAACTGCGGCAAAGCGGTGGAAGTTGAAGCGCCGGCCGTCGAAACGTGGGCGGCGCGGACTGCAAGCGAACACGGGTACACCGAGGTGGCGCACACGGTGGAAATCTTCGGACTCTGCCCGGAGTGCACGGCACGCAAGGCCGCCGGCACCCTCTAG